Genomic window (Allostreptomyces psammosilenae):
CCGGTGGAGCCGGGGCGGTTACCGTCCGGGCATGGTGCGTGGTGGTGACAGCCTGTGGGACAGGCGGGGGCGGAGGTTCGGGGCGGTCGTGCGGGTGCCGCCGTCCTGGCCGGAGGTGGGGGAGGGGGACCGCGTCCGCCCGGGGTATCCGGAGGAGCTCTTCGACGACTTGGTCGCGCTGCTGCCGGGGGACCGGGTGGTGGAGGTCGGGGCGGGCACCGGCGGGGCGACGGCGCGGCTGGTGGCGCGCGGGGTGCGGCCGTGCTGCGTGGAGCCGGATCCGCGCATGGTGGAGGTGCTCACCGAGCGGCTCGGCGCCCTTCCCGGCGGCCGGCCCGGGGGCGGCGTGCTGGTGCGGGAGAGCACCTTCGAGGAGTGGTCGGCGCGGGATCCCGGCGGGTGGGACGCCCTGGTGAGCGCCCAGGCGTGGCACTGGACGAACCCGGCGACGCGGTGGGCGCGGGCGGCGCGGGTGCTGCGCCGGGGCGGGCTGCTGGCGCTGCTGTGGAACGTGGAGCGGTGGGGGGAGCGGCCGGAGCACGCGGTGGTGGACCGGGTGCTGGCGCGCTATGGGGAGGCGCCGCTGGCGGTGGCGGCGCGGGTGTCACCGGAGGCGAGGGGGTGGCCGGCGCGGGAGATCGCCGCCCTGCCGGAGTTCGACGGGCCGCGGGTGCGTGGCTACCGGTGGTCCCGGTGGTGGCAGGCGCGGGAGTTCGCCGCCTACCGGTCGGTCACGCCGGCCTTCCGGGCGATGCCGGAGCGGCGGCGGGAGGCGCTGGTGGCGGACATCGCGGCGGCGCTGTTGGAGGAGAACGGCGGCCGGTTGCGGCTCGACTGGGACACCCACCTGTTTCTCGCCCGGCGGGTGTGAGCGCCTGGCGGGGGTGGGTGCCCGGGGTCGGGCCGGAGCCGGCCGCCGTCGCCTCGTGGCCTACCGCGCGCCGCACTCGCCCGTGGTGGGGCCGTGGACGGTGTTCGGTGCGCCGCCGTCGCTCGGGGCGGAGGTGTTGCCGGTGCAGCCGAGGGGGCCGTGGACGGTGTTGCCGGCCAGCAGCGGTGCGCCGTCGCCGGTGCCCGGGGCGCCGCCGGAGTCGGTGAGCGTCACGGGGCCGGTGATCCGGTTCCAGGCCAGCGCGACCTGGCCGTGCACGCCCCGCACGGTCACCGGTCCGGTGATCGTGGAGTCGGTGACGGCGATGCGGTCGGCGGCGCGCGCGGTCAGCGGGCCGGTGAGGGTGGCGCCGGTGGCGAACAGGGTGGCG
Coding sequences:
- a CDS encoding class I SAM-dependent methyltransferase, translating into MVRGGDSLWDRRGRRFGAVVRVPPSWPEVGEGDRVRPGYPEELFDDLVALLPGDRVVEVGAGTGGATARLVARGVRPCCVEPDPRMVEVLTERLGALPGGRPGGGVLVRESTFEEWSARDPGGWDALVSAQAWHWTNPATRWARAARVLRRGGLLALLWNVERWGERPEHAVVDRVLARYGEAPLAVAARVSPEARGWPAREIAALPEFDGPRVRGYRWSRWWQAREFAAYRSVTPAFRAMPERRREALVADIAAALLEENGGRLRLDWDTHLFLARRV